The following are encoded in a window of Bacillus sp. SORGH_AS_0510 genomic DNA:
- a CDS encoding acetamidase/formamidase family protein: MLHKLDLKSENLHGSFSKDYQPILTIDSGDSLQVTTPDIEWGYSSYKDKERVVFESAVKEDDRRHPMIGPIAIRGAKPGMVLEVKLNDVVPGWYGRNWAGGFKNWQNDSVGLSESERIQVDWELNATTMTGTAQIGGKQFHVGLDPFIGLMGVAPSEPGVHVTSPPRYCGGNIDCKELVKGSTLYLPIGVEGALFSIGDGHALQGDGEVSGTAIECPMDLVDVTLIVRDDLSLNMPRAKTPTGWITFGFDEDLNVAAATALHDMVKLIQEFYGIEKVEAMALASVAVDLRITQVVNGVKGVHAVLPHGAIR; encoded by the coding sequence ATGTTACATAAACTAGACTTAAAATCCGAGAACCTGCACGGGTCCTTTAGTAAAGACTATCAACCCATTTTAACAATTGATTCTGGGGATAGCTTACAAGTGACTACTCCAGATATTGAGTGGGGATATTCGAGTTACAAAGATAAAGAAAGAGTAGTTTTTGAATCGGCTGTAAAGGAAGATGATCGTAGACATCCGATGATTGGTCCTATCGCCATTCGTGGGGCAAAGCCTGGAATGGTACTTGAAGTAAAATTAAATGATGTCGTGCCAGGCTGGTATGGACGTAATTGGGCTGGCGGATTCAAAAATTGGCAGAATGATAGTGTTGGATTGTCTGAATCAGAAAGAATTCAGGTAGATTGGGAGTTAAATGCAACCACGATGACCGGTACTGCTCAAATAGGCGGAAAACAATTTCACGTTGGCCTTGATCCTTTCATTGGATTAATGGGTGTCGCTCCTTCTGAACCTGGTGTACATGTCACCTCCCCTCCCCGCTATTGCGGTGGGAATATTGATTGTAAGGAATTGGTTAAAGGCAGCACCCTGTATTTGCCGATTGGCGTAGAAGGTGCATTATTTTCAATTGGGGATGGACATGCACTTCAAGGTGATGGAGAGGTTTCCGGTACAGCAATTGAGTGTCCGATGGACCTAGTTGATGTGACTTTAATTGTTAGAGACGATTTATCGTTGAACATGCCTCGAGCAAAGACCCCAACTGGTTGGATTACCTTTGGGTTTGATGAAGATTTAAACGTGGCCGCTGCCACTGCTTTACATGATATGGTTAAGCTCATCCAAGAATTTTATGGAATAGAAAAGGTCGAAGCGATGGCCCTTGCTAGTGTAGCTGTTGACCTCCGAATTACACAAGTAGTCAATGGTGTAAAGGGTGTACATGCTGTTCTTCCTCATGGAGCGATTCGTTAA
- the helD gene encoding RNA polymerase recycling motor HelD — protein MSAKDQVSVHNHKDYQAEVERLEFTKEYIRTVLDISKGNKEFFVENMRQSFADLNSGDSSSSYTDLLANASFLELAETELKRLESVIGKPYFSRIDFTSNSTNKEEVLYIGKVSLFDRVTQLPIIVDWRSPIANVYYDGRLGEVSYEAYGEEQSGYLSLKRQYDIVEGLLKDIRDIDLTTHDELLQKSLSGKADNRLTEIVATIQNEQNEVIRASLKHPIIVQGAAGSGKTTIALHRISYFLYSFGFQFPPEKLMILAPNRLFIDYISAVLPELGVNKINQTTYIDFMRRCLGQKIKLFSPNSKLMKLLEKNGKNKSLQWVSSYKGSLEFKEVIELYVKELQYKLAPQEDFVVENSVLMKGLKLKKLFLKEYTYLPIYKRIEKIKNLLEEDLKKKKSLMLSNLNKKYEEALEKALFNTKLKPDKRKQKVVSLMETKEKRKKRVEQEAKVAVKKYMDAFVMKDIFTLYKELMTSPEKIKEHSTTLSEQECKLLSKYCQRIFNRGAYELEDLAPLFFMQAKLEGIDEKYKMRSIFIDEAQDYSYFQFAALKEGFETDLFTIVGDLAQGIHSYRGLNSWKPVLEEIFPNANYQALQKSYRTTVEIMNLANDILMLIDQDLPKVVPVIRHGDKPYFKRIEPTNLEQVRLQLEEDISSFKKEELHSIAIIGRTDKECQRIHQLFENSDLPIQLLEEKVEMKKGHIVILPSYLSKGLEFDAVLLVCLEEPYSEVDLDIKLLYVSMTRPMHRLYLYGKEPADFLLNKADSLHFQTK, from the coding sequence ATGAGTGCTAAAGACCAAGTGTCTGTCCATAATCATAAAGACTATCAAGCAGAAGTAGAGCGCCTGGAGTTTACGAAGGAATACATACGAACGGTTTTAGACATTTCGAAAGGGAATAAGGAATTTTTTGTTGAAAATATGAGGCAATCTTTTGCCGATCTGAATTCTGGTGATAGTAGTTCAAGCTACACGGATCTCCTCGCGAATGCCAGCTTTCTTGAATTAGCAGAAACTGAACTGAAAAGATTAGAAAGCGTCATTGGCAAACCCTATTTTTCAAGGATTGATTTTACGAGCAATAGTACCAACAAGGAAGAAGTTCTCTACATAGGAAAAGTATCATTATTTGACCGTGTGACACAGCTGCCCATTATCGTGGATTGGAGGTCTCCAATTGCCAATGTCTATTATGACGGCCGGCTGGGAGAGGTATCCTATGAGGCATACGGAGAGGAACAATCAGGCTACTTATCCTTAAAAAGGCAATATGACATCGTCGAGGGACTCTTAAAAGACATAAGAGACATCGATTTAACTACTCATGATGAGCTGTTACAGAAATCTTTGTCTGGAAAAGCAGACAATCGCTTAACAGAAATCGTGGCGACGATTCAAAATGAGCAAAATGAAGTAATCCGGGCATCTCTGAAACACCCGATTATCGTTCAAGGGGCCGCCGGAAGCGGGAAAACAACCATCGCACTCCATAGAATATCCTACTTTCTCTATTCCTTTGGGTTTCAATTTCCTCCAGAAAAATTAATGATTCTCGCACCAAACAGACTGTTTATTGACTATATTTCCGCCGTCCTACCGGAATTAGGGGTCAACAAGATTAATCAAACCACCTATATCGATTTTATGAGAAGATGCCTCGGCCAGAAAATCAAGCTATTTTCACCTAACTCTAAACTGATGAAGCTGCTTGAAAAGAATGGGAAAAATAAATCGCTTCAATGGGTGTCTAGCTATAAAGGATCGCTCGAATTTAAGGAAGTAATCGAACTATATGTAAAAGAATTGCAATATAAACTAGCTCCACAAGAAGATTTTGTCGTGGAAAATTCCGTTCTGATGAAGGGTCTTAAACTAAAAAAACTTTTTCTAAAAGAATATACGTACTTACCAATCTATAAAAGAATTGAAAAGATAAAGAACCTGTTAGAAGAAGATTTGAAAAAGAAGAAATCGCTGATGTTATCGAATCTTAATAAGAAATATGAAGAGGCACTAGAGAAAGCCCTATTTAACACAAAGCTGAAACCAGATAAAAGAAAGCAAAAAGTTGTTTCCTTAATGGAAACAAAGGAAAAAAGAAAAAAGAGGGTGGAGCAGGAGGCAAAGGTCGCAGTAAAAAAATATATGGATGCGTTTGTCATGAAAGATATTTTCACCCTGTATAAGGAACTAATGACTTCTCCTGAAAAGATCAAAGAGCATTCCACAACGCTTTCAGAACAAGAATGTAAGCTTTTAAGTAAATATTGTCAGCGAATTTTTAATCGAGGAGCGTACGAGTTAGAAGATTTAGCACCGTTATTTTTCATGCAGGCAAAGCTCGAAGGTATCGATGAAAAATATAAAATGCGCAGTATTTTTATAGATGAAGCGCAGGATTATAGCTATTTTCAATTTGCTGCATTAAAAGAAGGCTTTGAGACCGACCTGTTCACCATTGTGGGAGATTTGGCACAAGGCATTCATTCTTATCGTGGCTTAAACAGCTGGAAGCCGGTTTTGGAAGAAATCTTCCCGAATGCAAACTATCAAGCCTTACAAAAAAGCTACCGGACAACCGTTGAAATCATGAATCTGGCTAATGATATCTTAATGCTGATTGACCAAGACCTGCCAAAAGTTGTACCAGTTATTCGGCATGGTGACAAGCCATATTTTAAAAGGATAGAACCTACGAATTTGGAGCAGGTGAGGTTGCAGCTGGAAGAGGATATTTCCTCTTTTAAAAAGGAAGAACTGCACTCCATTGCGATTATTGGACGTACCGATAAAGAATGTCAAAGAATCCACCAGCTTTTTGAAAACAGTGATCTGCCGATTCAGTTATTAGAGGAAAAAGTAGAGATGAAGAAGGGGCATATCGTAATTTTACCTTCTTACCTATCAAAAGGGTTGGAGTTTGATGCCGTGTTACTTGTCTGCTTAGAAGAACCGTATTCTGAAGTAGATTTAGACATCAAATTGTTGTACGTATCGATGACAAGACCGATGCACCGGTTGTATTTGTATGGGAAAGAGCCGGCAGACTTTTTACTCAATAAAGCGGATAGTTTACATTTTCAAACTAAATGA
- a CDS encoding GNAT family N-acetyltransferase, which yields MLTREELAAIKELQAVCEKDGGFDLKLNFDMLENRTGQEKEDFFHYEHNKLVGFLASYDFGNKVELCGMVHPDYRRKGIFTKLLEQGIEDTKRRNINKVLLNAPTSSQSAKQFLSTIPCSFYVAEYQMKWHQTELTEDPSVSLRPSTTAEDFEAEIQLEVSAFGFDEDEARKFNQQIRENGREKNLIIEADGKTAGKIRVDEADGEAWIYGFAVFPELQGKGIGRKALTKVVKAESQKGLSVYLEVEAKNAHALKLYESCGFRSYHSQDYYKYKF from the coding sequence ATGTTAACACGAGAAGAATTAGCTGCCATAAAAGAACTTCAGGCGGTTTGCGAGAAAGATGGCGGTTTTGATCTGAAACTTAATTTTGATATGCTTGAAAATAGAACTGGACAGGAAAAGGAAGACTTTTTTCATTATGAGCATAACAAGCTTGTTGGTTTCCTTGCCAGTTATGACTTTGGTAATAAAGTAGAGCTCTGCGGGATGGTTCATCCCGATTATCGCAGAAAAGGAATTTTTACTAAATTACTAGAACAGGGAATTGAAGATACTAAAAGGCGCAATATTAACAAGGTTTTATTGAATGCCCCAACCTCTTCTCAATCGGCGAAGCAGTTTTTATCGACGATTCCTTGTTCCTTTTACGTAGCAGAATACCAAATGAAATGGCATCAAACGGAGCTTACCGAGGATCCTTCTGTTAGTCTGAGGCCCTCAACCACAGCAGAGGATTTCGAAGCAGAAATACAGCTGGAGGTGTCAGCGTTTGGTTTTGATGAGGACGAAGCACGTAAATTCAATCAGCAAATTAGGGAAAACGGAAGAGAGAAAAACCTTATTATTGAAGCAGATGGAAAAACTGCTGGAAAAATTCGTGTGGATGAAGCCGACGGAGAAGCATGGATTTATGGCTTTGCTGTGTTTCCAGAATTACAGGGTAAAGGAATTGGGAGAAAGGCATTAACCAAAGTTGTTAAAGCAGAATCCCAAAAAGGGCTTTCCGTTTATCTCGAAGTCGAAGCCAAAAATGCACACGCCTTAAAGCTGTATGAATCATGCGGTTTTAGAAGCTACCACTCGCAGGATTACTATAAATATAAATTTTAA
- a CDS encoding GAF domain-containing protein: protein MSMEQTRYSRLANITKLINTKLELRDLLEQVTTAISEEIVQCDAVGIYLPQEDGTFRGYVGKPKHLNVWTLDMHVIDTEIDLLAREVIESQKKIYIPDTSKDHRPDPTAVAAFQIKSLLALPISFEQELFGLVFLFDYGQPMNLTELEIQTVEAYVNMAAVAIRNALNLAEKEKLISEKQLLLDVTRELSMCSTLQSSLDICFNYLGRVLSNNHMGVHLLDPTAGKNILQVKVGSGIASEWKETFQKMGPCNESVLQAVMKTKKALLIPDASVDDRLNQEICKRYGIKGLFLIPLVSMGEVLGILGVVHTGEDPLVYSESQHQLAQSIVDATASTLYSLLYMDKLESMYEKRTKELEVANEQNHNVIESITDGFIVLSKDWKYLYVNKYQDLPMNKTPEDVIGKVIWEEFPSYIDTVFYKEYHRVMADRIPTHFETHASYSDKWFDIVVYPYGDGICSLIKDITEKKKYEKELKRLSGLDLIAQMAAGISHEIRNPMTTVRGFLQILEREDEFGRYQNYLHIMIDELDRANNIISEFLSMSNTRSSDLQKLNLNSIISDMTPLIHVDAFNQNKYIEIETNDLPEIMLNRDETRQLIINLYRNGLEAMSEGKILKIKTYMEDGYVVLAVQDQGQGIKPDVFEKLGTPFFTTKDKGTGLGLGVCYAIAARHQAKIDIQTGPDGTTFFIRYTY, encoded by the coding sequence ATGTCAATGGAGCAAACAAGATATTCTCGTCTTGCAAACATAACCAAATTAATTAATACGAAGCTTGAACTACGGGATCTGTTGGAGCAGGTAACAACGGCCATATCGGAGGAAATCGTACAATGTGATGCGGTTGGAATTTATTTACCACAAGAGGATGGAACATTCCGGGGATATGTTGGAAAACCAAAACACCTTAATGTCTGGACACTGGATATGCATGTGATCGATACAGAAATCGATTTACTTGCAAGGGAAGTCATTGAATCACAAAAAAAAATCTATATTCCTGATACCTCAAAGGATCACCGCCCCGATCCTACAGCCGTGGCTGCATTCCAAATTAAATCGTTGTTAGCCCTTCCAATCTCGTTTGAACAGGAGTTATTTGGTCTTGTCTTTCTTTTTGATTATGGGCAGCCAATGAACTTAACAGAATTAGAGATTCAAACGGTAGAGGCTTATGTAAATATGGCGGCCGTTGCCATACGAAATGCGCTTAATTTAGCCGAAAAGGAAAAATTAATCTCAGAAAAGCAGCTGCTACTTGATGTCACACGCGAATTATCCATGTGTTCAACATTGCAAAGCAGCCTTGATATATGTTTCAACTATTTAGGAAGGGTTTTAAGTAACAATCATATGGGAGTCCATCTGCTGGACCCTACAGCTGGTAAAAACATTCTCCAGGTGAAGGTTGGAAGTGGAATAGCGTCAGAGTGGAAAGAAACCTTTCAAAAAATGGGCCCTTGTAATGAAAGTGTACTTCAAGCGGTTATGAAAACCAAAAAAGCTTTACTGATTCCAGATGCGTCAGTTGATGATAGGTTAAATCAGGAAATTTGTAAAAGGTATGGAATAAAAGGCCTGTTCTTAATTCCGCTTGTTTCTATGGGGGAGGTCTTAGGAATATTAGGAGTGGTTCATACCGGAGAGGATCCTCTTGTCTACTCGGAATCGCAACATCAGCTGGCACAATCGATCGTGGATGCAACAGCATCTACTTTATACAGCTTACTGTACATGGATAAATTGGAAAGCATGTATGAGAAGAGGACAAAGGAACTAGAAGTGGCAAATGAGCAAAATCACAATGTCATAGAAAGTATTACAGATGGTTTCATTGTGTTAAGTAAAGATTGGAAATATCTTTATGTTAATAAATACCAGGACCTTCCGATGAATAAAACACCTGAAGATGTAATAGGGAAGGTAATATGGGAAGAGTTTCCTAGCTACATAGATACTGTCTTTTATAAAGAATATCATCGGGTAATGGCTGACAGGATTCCCACCCATTTTGAAACCCATGCATCCTACTCGGATAAATGGTTTGACATAGTGGTCTATCCGTACGGGGATGGAATTTGCAGCCTAATCAAAGACATTACTGAGAAAAAGAAATATGAAAAAGAATTGAAACGGTTATCAGGACTCGATCTAATCGCACAAATGGCAGCGGGCATCAGCCATGAAATAAGAAACCCAATGACAACCGTCCGAGGTTTTCTGCAGATTTTAGAAAGAGAGGATGAGTTTGGGCGGTATCAGAATTATTTACATATCATGATTGACGAACTAGACCGTGCGAACAACATCATTTCAGAATTTCTTTCTATGAGTAATACGAGGTCATCTGATTTACAGAAGTTAAATTTAAATTCGATTATTAGCGATATGACTCCCTTAATCCATGTAGATGCCTTCAATCAAAATAAATACATTGAGATTGAAACGAATGACCTTCCAGAAATTATGTTGAACCGGGATGAGACAAGGCAGTTAATCATCAATCTTTACCGCAATGGCTTAGAGGCCATGAGTGAAGGGAAGATCCTAAAGATCAAAACGTACATGGAAGACGGTTATGTCGTCCTTGCTGTTCAGGATCAAGGTCAAGGAATCAAGCCGGATGTTTTTGAAAAATTAGGGACTCCATTCTTCACCACCAAAGACAAGGGAACCGGGCTTGGATTAGGTGTTTGTTACGCAATTGCTGCTAGGCACCAAGCAAAGATTGATATTCAAACAGGACCAGACGGTACTACTTTTTTTATAAGGTATACATATTAA
- a CDS encoding cell division protein FtsZ, translating to MKSIGILGVGQAGGNIAEIASALGFQTALINTNQQDGAVNTRVERKYFVPGYNGAGQERSLGISAVKEHYQELIDFISHSFKNIKLLLLAFSTDGGTGSGMSPFLIDLLIDQLPGIKIGAIAIIPERNVLAGNRINTAECIEELSKIEGISSLFLVDNDQMRKQKPQSSKHEIYLSANHQTMEAISHLLKITKKSSFYGNFDETDLMNILGTRGVTIISSAAITDAKTTSDVSGKVQISWGNSIFCPVESKGVIRAGLIYEGPENISKLINVPSIFERVGEPLQLFEGTYISETDPTITTILAGLPFPTRRLSTLEEPLEKNKERLQNLVNKEHTQKYESRISWASNLKLKKIERNNVSLGSKLNKYQK from the coding sequence TTGAAATCGATTGGAATCTTAGGCGTGGGTCAAGCAGGTGGAAATATAGCGGAAATCGCATCAGCCTTAGGTTTTCAGACAGCACTGATCAATACTAATCAACAGGATGGTGCCGTAAATACCAGGGTAGAAAGGAAATATTTTGTTCCGGGCTATAATGGTGCCGGTCAAGAAAGGTCATTAGGAATAAGTGCTGTTAAAGAACATTATCAAGAGTTGATCGATTTTATTAGCCATTCTTTTAAGAATATAAAGCTATTATTACTTGCTTTTTCAACGGACGGTGGTACAGGATCTGGAATGAGTCCTTTTTTGATTGACTTATTAATTGACCAGTTACCTGGAATTAAGATAGGGGCTATTGCTATTATTCCTGAACGAAACGTATTAGCGGGAAATAGAATCAATACAGCAGAGTGTATTGAAGAACTTTCAAAAATTGAGGGGATATCTTCCCTATTCCTGGTAGACAATGATCAGATGCGCAAACAGAAGCCACAATCTAGTAAACACGAAATATATCTTTCTGCAAATCATCAAACGATGGAAGCGATTAGTCATCTCCTGAAAATCACTAAAAAGAGTTCTTTTTATGGGAACTTCGATGAAACCGATTTGATGAATATATTGGGAACAAGAGGTGTAACGATTATCTCTTCTGCTGCAATTACGGACGCGAAAACGACCTCTGATGTCTCAGGAAAAGTACAAATCTCATGGGGGAACTCCATCTTCTGCCCGGTTGAATCAAAAGGAGTTATTCGGGCAGGACTCATTTATGAAGGACCGGAGAATATTTCAAAACTCATAAATGTACCTTCCATCTTCGAAAGGGTTGGAGAACCGCTACAATTATTCGAAGGAACCTATATCTCAGAAACGGATCCCACTATTACAACCATTCTAGCTGGACTACCGTTTCCAACTCGTCGATTGTCTACTCTTGAAGAACCTCTAGAAAAAAACAAAGAGAGATTGCAGAATCTTGTTAATAAGGAACACACGCAAAAATATGAATCTCGAATCAGTTGGGCATCCAATTTAAAACTTAAAAAAATAGAGCGAAATAATGTATCTTTAGGTTCTAAGTTAAATAAATATCAGAAATAA
- a CDS encoding dockerin type I domain-containing protein, with the protein MYKPFFVGYVDDDSKTVAYWFSGMYVGAATPGDANKDNVIDVLDALYVEQHWGKNERSADINFYKTVDDKDIAYIQKNYLKKNPSAKTTPEPKERVEGTTLSDFLTRLGL; encoded by the coding sequence TTGTACAAGCCGTTCTTTGTTGGATACGTGGACGATGATAGTAAGACTGTAGCGTATTGGTTTTCGGGGATGTATGTGGGAGCTGCCACACCAGGAGACGCCAATAAAGACAATGTGATTGATGTACTCGACGCATTATACGTAGAACAGCACTGGGGCAAAAACGAACGCAGTGCCGACATCAACTTCTACAAAACTGTCGATGACAAAGATATAGCCTACATTCAGAAAAACTATTTAAAGAAAAATCCTTCAGCCAAAACAACACCTGAACCGAAAGAACGTGTTGAAGGTACAACATTAAGTGATTTTCTTACAAGATTAGGATTGTAG
- a CDS encoding nitroreductase family protein encodes MEFNDVIHGHRSIREYEDREVSQEMLDQILDAGIRASSSGNMQSYSIIVTKDKELKKKLYSAHMDQSMVVDAPILLTFCADFNRMRKWLELNDAPVQFDNFMSFMIGAIDATLAAQNCALAAENAGLGICYMGSTLANCDQIGELLNLPPNVVPVVGYSLGYPAENPAPRDRLPRHGLVHYDQYRDYSDEDILEIYKERDEKGWKRYMDVPRLKEMTERLGLKNLAQIYTMAKYTKESHHEFSQTVLKYLESQNFMHNE; translated from the coding sequence TTGGAATTTAATGATGTTATCCACGGGCACAGGTCCATCCGAGAATATGAAGATAGGGAAGTAAGCCAAGAAATGCTGGACCAAATATTAGATGCAGGTATTCGTGCTTCTTCAAGTGGTAATATGCAATCCTATTCGATTATCGTCACTAAAGACAAAGAATTGAAGAAAAAATTATACTCTGCACATATGGATCAATCGATGGTAGTGGATGCACCTATACTATTAACTTTTTGTGCTGACTTTAATCGAATGAGAAAGTGGCTTGAGCTGAATGACGCACCCGTACAATTTGATAATTTCATGAGCTTTATGATCGGTGCCATTGATGCGACGTTAGCAGCTCAAAACTGTGCTTTAGCAGCAGAAAATGCAGGACTAGGCATCTGCTATATGGGCTCAACACTAGCCAATTGCGATCAAATTGGAGAATTGCTAAACTTACCACCAAATGTCGTACCCGTTGTAGGCTATTCATTGGGTTACCCCGCAGAAAACCCTGCTCCGCGTGATCGACTGCCAAGACATGGGCTTGTTCACTATGACCAGTATCGTGATTATTCAGATGAAGATATTCTAGAAATCTACAAAGAAAGAGATGAAAAAGGCTGGAAACGCTACATGGACGTCCCTAGACTAAAAGAAATGACAGAACGTTTAGGCTTAAAAAATCTAGCACAAATCTATACCATGGCCAAGTATACGAAAGAATCTCATCACGAGTTTTCGCAGACTGTCCTAAAATACTTGGAAAGCCAGAATTTTATGCATAATGAGTAA